One genomic region from Artemia franciscana chromosome 17, ASM3288406v1, whole genome shotgun sequence encodes:
- the LOC136037758 gene encoding transcription initiation factor IIB-like, with product MDKLIQSNNVNCPYHPQADLIEDSHAGDSLCSECALVVGERTIDVGSEWRRFSNEKSSAGPSRVGGPENLLFEGRGLSTMIGPAGSGSFGKLDYAKYNISQMSSSDRALKTALKSLEEMADKLHLPSTIVDEAGSLFKRFHGGKSLKGRSNNAIASACLFIAFRQEGNPRTFKELCAVSSVSVKEIKREFKRILSNLSITLNLITPGDFTARFCNSLGLPYSVQRSAHHIGEKAMELDIVPGRSPISVAAAAIYMASQASNNPCSRKDIGEVAGTAEATIRQAYRLMLPSASLLFPADFKFAIPIKDLPQS from the exons atgGATAAGCTAATTCAATCCAACAATGTTAACTGTCCTTATCACCCACAAGCAGATTTGATTGAAGATTCTCACGCAGGTGATAGCTTGTGCTCAGAATGTGCGCTGGTGGTAGGTGAAAGGACGATTGATGTTGGGAGTGAATGGAGAAGGTTTAGCAATGAGAAAAGCAGTGCAGGTCCATCTCGTGTTGGTGGTCCGGAGAATCTTCTTTTTGAAGGCCGTGGCCTGTCCACAATGATTGGCCCTGCTGGTTCCGGCTCGTTTGGTAAATTAGATTATGCAAAATATAATATCAGCCAGATGAGTAGCTCCGATCGAGCTTTGAAGACCGCTCTAAAGAGCCTTGAGGAAATGGCTGATAAACTCCATTTACCAAGCACTATTGTGGATGAAGCTGGGAGCCTTTTTAAAAGGTTTCATGGTGGAAAATCATTAAAAGGAAGGTCCAATAATGCTATTGCTTCGGCTTGTTTATTCATTGCCTTTCGACAAGAAGGGAACCCGCGGACTTTTAAAGAACTATGTGCTGTTTCAAGCGTTAgtgtaaaagaaattaaacgAGAGTTTAAGCGGATTCTAAGCAATCTATCGATCACTCTTAATTTGATTACTCCCGGGGACTTTACAGCACGGTTTTGTAACAGCCTTGGTTTGCCCTACTCGGTTCAGAGATCTGCTCATCATATTGGAGAAAAAGCTATGGAGTTAGATATTGTGCCAGGACGATCACCGATATCTGTTGCTGCAGCTGCTATTTACATGGCGTCTCAGGCATCTAATAATCCATGCTCTCGGAAG GATATTGGTGAGGTTGCTGGTACTGCTGAGGCTACTATCCGACAGGCTTATCGACTTATGCTTCCGTCGGCTTCGCTTCTATTTCCAGCAGACTTCAAATTTGCAATTCCCATTAAAGACTTGCCCCAAAGCTAA
- the LOC136037757 gene encoding transcription initiation factor IIB-like: MDKLIQSNNVNCPYHPQAYLIEDSHAGDSLCSECALVVGERTIDVGSEWRSFSNEKSSAGPSRVGGPENLLFEGRGLSTMIGPAGSGSFGKLDYAKYNISQMSSSDRALKTALKSLEEMADKLHLPSTIVDEAGSLFKRFHGGKSLKGRSNNAIASACLFIAFRQEGNPRTFKELCAVSSVSVKEIKREFKLILSNLSITLNLITPGDFIARFCNNLGLPYSVQRSAHHIAEKAMELDIVPGRSPISVAAAAIYMASQASENRCSQKDIGEVAGTAEATIRQAYRLMLPSASLLFPADFKFAIPIKDLPQS; the protein is encoded by the exons atgGATAAGCTAATTCAATCCAACAATGTTAACTGTCCTTATCACCCACAAGCATATTTGATTGAAGATTCTCACGCAGGTGATAGCTTGTGCTCAGAATGTGCGCTGGTGGTAGGTGAAAGGACTATTGATGTTGGGAGTGAATGGAGAAGTTTTAGTAATGAGAAAAGCAGTGCAGGTCCATCTCGTGTTGGTGGTCCGGAGAATCTTCTTTTTGAAGGCCGTGGCCTGTCCACAATGATTGGCCCTGCTGGTTCCGGCTCGTTTGGTAAATTAGATTATGCAAAATATAATATCAGCCAGATGAGTAGCTCCGATCGAGCTTTGAAGACCGCTCTAAAGAGCCTTGAGGAAATGGCTGATAAACTCCATTTACCAAGCACTATTGTGGATGAAGCTGGGAGCCTTTTTAAAAGGTTTCATGGTGGAAAATCATTAAAAGGAAGGTCCAATAATGCTATTGCTTCGGCTTGTTTATTCATTGCCTTTCGACAAGAAGGGAACCCACGGACTTTTAAAGAATTATGTGCTGTTTCAAGCGTTAgtgtaaaagaaattaaacgAGAGTTTAAGCTGATTCTAAGCAATCTATCGATCACTCTCAATTTGATTACTCCAGGGGACTTTATAGCACGGTTTTGTAACAACCTTGGTTTGCCCTACTCGGTTCAGAGATCTGCTCATCATATTGCAGAAAAAGCTATGGAGTTAGATATTGTGCCAGGACGATCACCGATATCTGTTGCTGCAGCTGCTATTTACATGGCGTCTCAG GCATCCGAGAACCGATGCTCTCAGAAGGATATTGGTGAGGTTGCTGGTACTGCTGAGGCTACTATCCGACAGGCTTATCGACTTATGCTTCCGTCGGCTTCGCTTCTATTTCCAGCAGACTTCAAATTTGCAATTCCCATTAAAGACTTGCCCCAAAGCTAA